One Zeugodacus cucurbitae isolate PBARC_wt_2022May chromosome 3, idZeuCucr1.2, whole genome shotgun sequence genomic region harbors:
- the Grik2_0 gene encoding glutamate receptor ionotropic, kainate 2 has product MKFLLLHITCALLYASAYAADERSKFNVGIIFASKNDETEIAFRTAIERANVFERSFELEPIVEYADTDDSFMVEKTVCKLIAQGVIAIFGPNTAGGTDVVTSICNTLDIPHIVFDWTPSEALSNRQHSSMTLNVHPNNILLSRGLAEILQSFSWRSYTIIYETERELQQLQDILQVGEPSSNPTSIRQLSEGPDFRPFLKNIKLSTDNCIVLHCSTDNVMKILNQANELKMLGEYQSVFVSVLDTHTLDYQELLTVTANITTVRLMDPTDYQVKNVAHDWEEHEKREGRYYRADPSQVKTNMILANDAVTMFVKGLAELGIAEELNPPKLECRKNRAWAHGRRIIEFLKARSVEGATGRVDFNEYGERNFFTLRFMELTPAGFLDLSTWDPVNGVDALEKEDASEKRVGEKLSNKTFIITSRIGAPFLLNREPKDGEILQGNARYEGYSMDLIDAIARLLNFKYEFVLAPDGKYGSFNKLTQSWDGLVKQLLEGNADLGICDLTMTSTRRQAVDFTPPFMTLGISILYAKPEQPPPDLFSFLSPFSLDVWVYMATAYLCVSLLIYGLSRMAPADWENPHPCKEPEEVENPWCMSNTTWLAVGSIMGQGCDILPKAASTRLVTGMWWFFALMMLNSYTANLAAFLTMSRMESSIESAEDLAAQSKIKYGALLGGSTMGFFRDSNFSTYQRMWTAMETARPSVFTKNNDEGVDRVLKGKGRYAFLMESTTLEYIIERNCELMQVGGWLDYKTYGIAMPFNSPYRKQISGAVLKLGESGMLSELKRKWWKEMHGGGSCSQTESSGGDTPELDLENVGGVFLVLGIGLLTAILIGMCEFLWNIKAVAIEEKISLSEAFKAELMFALRFWIQTKPVHTASTSSGGSSSSSSSKSTKSSKSSSSSSSSASKRSKRSSKSYARSISQSTKSITNATHDPDKNDLSVHDKLRKISSMFSLKSARSEPSVANVHLEAPPALKHNSHQSHNPVNKSTHTPMVREVAQQTTLTTDDGEEEQAPQLKIDEIPIVEPHHHHNHNHHHHHHHQKHHEHNHQQPEEDHQPAIPLIERTQNGKVSRNGHAGFGNAEV; this is encoded by the exons atgaaatttcTATTGTTGCATATCACTTGCGCGCTACTGTACGCCAGCGCCTACGCAGCGGATGAGCGTTCGAAATTCAATGTTG GCATAATTTTCGCCAGCAAAAATGATGAAACCGAAATCGCCTTTCGCACCGCCATCGAACGCGCCAATGTCTTTGAGCGCAGCTTCGAATTGGAGCCCATTGTGGAGTATGCCGATACCGATGACAGTTTCATGGTCGAGAAAACTG TCTGCAAATTGATTGCGCAAGGCGTTATTGCTATTTTCGGCCCAAACACAGCAGGCGGCACAG ATGTAGTAACATCCATCTGCAATACGCTCGATATACCGCATATAGTTTTCGACTGGACGCCTAGCGAAGCATTATCCAATCGCCAACACTCATCGATGACACTCAATGTACACCCGAATAATATTTTACTATCACGTGGACTGGCTGAAATACTACAAAGCTTTAGTTGGCGCAGCTATACGATCATTTACGAGACAGAACGAG AGCTCCAGCAATTGCAGGACATACTGCAAGTGGGTGAACCCAGCAGCAATCCCACAAGTATACGACAACTTAGCGAAGGTCCAGATTTTCGACCATTCCTGAAGAATATCAAATTGTCCACGGATAACTGTATTGTGCTGCATTGTTCGACAGATAATGTTATGAAGATTTTAAATCAAGCGAATGAATTGAAAATGTTGGGAGAGTATCAG AGCGTATTTGTCAGTGTGCTCGACACACATACATTGGATTATCAGGAACTGCTCACAGTGACCGCCAATATTACCACCGTACGTTTAATGGATCCCACCGATTATCAGGTTAAAAATGTGGCGCATGACTGGGAAGAACATGAAAAGCGCGAGGGCCGCTATTACCGCGCTGATCCCTCACAAGTGAAG ACAAATATGATTCTAGCTAATGATGCTGTTACAATGTTTGTGAAAGGTCTCGCCGAGCTTGGCATTGCCGAAGAGCTTAATCCACCGAAGTTGGAGTGTCGCAAAAATCGTGCTTGGGCGCATGGCAGACGTATTATAGAGTTCTTAAAAGCG CGCTCGGTAGAAGGCGCTACCGGTCGTGTTGATTTCAACGAATATGGCGAGcgcaactttttcactttacgcTTTATGGAATTAACTCCCGCCGGTTTTCTTGACTTGTCCACTTGGGATCCGGTGAATGGCGTAGATGCGCTTGAAAAAGAGGACGCTAGTGAGAAGCGTGTGGGTGAGAAACTTTCGAATAAAACTTTCATAATCACGTCGCGTATTGGTGCACCGTTCTTATTGAACAG AGAACCAAAAGATGGTGAAATACTACAGGGCAATGCACGCTATGAAGGCTATTCTATGGACTTGATAGACGCCATAGCTAGGCTATTGAACTTCAAGTATGAATTTGTTTTAGCGCCCGATGGCAAGTATGGCAGTTTTAACAAATTAACGCAAAGTTGGGATGGTCTAGTCAAACAGTTACTAGAAGGA AACGCCGATCTCGGTATTTGCGATCTCACCATGACTTCCACACGTCGCCAGGCTGTTGACTTCACGCCACCCTTTATGACATTGGGTATTAGTATACTCTACGCTAAACCCGAACAGCCACCACCCGATCTCTTCTCTTTCCTATCGCCATTTTCTTTGGATGTTTGGGTTTATATGGCCACGGCATATTTGTGTGTTTCGCTACTGATTTACGGTCTCTCACGCATGGCACCTGCAGACTGGGAAAATCCACATCCCTGTAAGGAACCCGAAGAAGTAGAGAATCCTTGGTGCATGTCCAATACGACTTGGTTAGCGGTCGGTTCCATTATGGGGCAAGGATGTGATATATTACCTAA AGCTGCTTCGACGCGTCTCGTTACCGGCATGTGGTGGTTCTTTGCCTTGATGATGTTGAACTCTTACACAGCCAATTTGGCCGCCTTTTTGACGATGTCTCGG ATGGAAAGTTCAATTGAGAGTGCTGAAGATTTGGCGGCgcaaagtaaaatcaaatatggCGCTTTATTAGGTGGCAGCACAATGGGCTTTTTCCGT GACTCCAACTTCTCCACATACCAACGCATGTGGACCGCAATGGAAACGGCGCGTCCGTCGGTGTTTACAAAAAACAACGATGAAGGCGTGGATCGTGTACTTAAAGGCAAAGGACGTTATGCCTTTCTAATGGAATCAACCACATTGGAGTATATAATCGAACGCAATTGCGAGCTGATGCAAGTCGGCGGTTGGTTGGATTATAAGACATATGGCATTGCGATGCCATTTA ACTCTCCCTACCGAAAGCAGATTAGCGGTGCCGTATTGAAACTCGGCGAATCTGGCATGCTCTCGGAGTTGAAGCGTAAATGGTGGAAGGAGATGCATGGCGGTGGATCGTGCTCGCAAACGGAGAGTAGCGGCGGTGATACGCCTGAATTGGATTTGGAGAATGTTGGTGGTGTATTTCTGGTATTAGGTATTGGTCTACTTACTGCTATACTTATTGGCATGTGTGAGTTTTTGTGGAACATCAAAGCGGTGGCCATAGAAGAGAAG ATTTCGCTCTCGGAAGCTTTCAAAGCTGAACTAATGTTCGCGCTACGCTTTTGGATACAAACAAAACCTGTGCACACCGCTTCTACCAGCAGTGGTGGTTCTTCCTCCTCTTCGTCTTCCAAGTCAACGAAATCCAGCAAATCATCATCCTCCTCTTCATCCAGCGCATCAAAACGTTCGAAACGTTCATCGAAATCTTATGCCCGTTCAATTTCGCAAAGCACAAAAAGCATCACAAATGCCACACACGATCCAGATAAGAATGATTTATCTGTACACGATAAACTACGTAAGATCAGCTCCATGTTTTCGTTGAAATCGGCGCGCTCCGAACCTTCGGTCGCCAATGTACACTTGGAGGCGCCACCGGCTTTAAAGCATAATTCGCATCAAAGCCATAATCCCGTTAATAAGAGTACACATACACCGATGGTACGAGAAGTGGCTCAACAGACTACATTAACCACAGACGACGGCGAGGAGGAGCAAGCACCACAGctgaaaattgatgaaataccaATCGTTGAACCACATCATCATCACAACcacaatcatcatcatcatcaccaccatCAAAAACATCACGAACATAATCATCAGCAGCCAGAGGAAGATCATCAGCCGGCCATACCGCTCATCGAGCGTACTCAAAACGGTAAAGTTTCGCGGAATGGTCACGCCGGTTTTGGCAATGCTGAGGTTTGA